From the Nonlabens marinus S1-08 genome, one window contains:
- a CDS encoding DUF6146 family protein, whose product MRNLAASLLFLIVIVIFASCGGSKDFPVDEVSGVAKDTIRIANDSLEYEIIIIEIGFNSWLATQPPRGYYTQSSMDISNDFKVTEYNLRANDPLRYGANLYPFRIDYDRNVDYGYEVTYLLFNYFKFFEERYNQRL is encoded by the coding sequence ATGCGCAATTTAGCTGCTTCATTACTCTTTTTGATTGTCATCGTGATTTTTGCTAGTTGCGGTGGTTCTAAAGATTTCCCAGTTGACGAGGTTTCTGGCGTTGCAAAAGATACCATTCGTATTGCAAACGATAGTCTAGAGTACGAGATCATCATTATAGAAATAGGGTTTAACTCTTGGCTTGCAACGCAACCCCCTAGAGGATACTATACTCAGAGTAGTATGGATATTAGTAATGATTTTAAGGTCACCGAGTATAACTTGAGAGCCAACGATCCATTGCGTTATGGAGCAAATCTCTATCCATTTAGAATTGATTATGACAGGAATGTAGATTATGGCTATGAAGTAACTTACTTACTTTTTAATTACTTTAAATTCTTTGAAGAGCGGTACAATCAACGTCTGTAA
- the folE gene encoding GTP cyclohydrolase I FolE, which produces MPYRVFEEFNIQVTDDIKENYKSVIEHLGEDVSREGLVKTPERAAKAMQFLTSGYDQDPGAVLKGAMFAEDYQDMVIIKDIELYSLCEHHMLPFFGKAHIAYIPNGHIVGLSKIPRIVDIFARRLQVQERLTHDILECIHSTLKPQGVAVVIEASHMCMMMRGVQKQNSVTTTSGFRGQFEKEGTRSEFLNLISAKLH; this is translated from the coding sequence ATGCCTTACCGAGTTTTTGAAGAGTTTAACATCCAAGTAACCGATGATATTAAAGAAAATTATAAAAGTGTTATTGAGCATTTAGGAGAAGACGTCTCCCGTGAAGGTCTTGTCAAAACCCCTGAGCGAGCAGCGAAAGCCATGCAATTCCTCACTAGTGGTTATGATCAAGACCCTGGAGCAGTGCTAAAAGGAGCCATGTTTGCCGAAGACTATCAGGATATGGTAATCATCAAAGACATTGAATTGTATTCTTTATGTGAGCATCACATGTTGCCGTTTTTTGGGAAAGCTCATATCGCATACATACCTAATGGCCATATCGTAGGGCTTTCTAAGATTCCTAGAATAGTAGATATTTTTGCTAGACGTTTACAAGTTCAAGAACGTTTGACTCATGACATTTTAGAATGCATTCATAGTACTTTAAAACCTCAAGGTGTAGCAGTTGTTATTGAAGCTTCACACATGTGTATGATGATGCGAGGTGTTCAAAAACAAAACAGCGTTACAACGACAAGTGGATTTAGAGGGCAATTTGAAAAAGAAGGTACTAGAAGTGAGTTTTTAAATCTCATTTCAGCTAAACTTCATTAA
- a CDS encoding DUF937 domain-containing protein has product MASILDLLQTEMGQTLINGAAKKVNTTPDNTANVLSQAMPLILGAMQRNAKTPQGAASLSNALSDPKHNGSMLEMLDSLFGDGPGSPEELEQDGAGILKHVLGNKQSHVESAISTSSGVDAQSVAQIIKIAAPIIMGLLGKQKQEKQISKNGVGDLIGSVLGQSGDHDSSFLTTILDADGDGSMIDDVAGMVLGSNGKKKGLGGMLGGLFGK; this is encoded by the coding sequence ATGGCTTCAATTTTAGACCTACTGCAAACCGAAATGGGACAAACCCTTATCAATGGTGCTGCCAAAAAAGTGAATACAACTCCTGACAATACGGCAAATGTACTGTCACAGGCCATGCCCTTAATTTTAGGTGCCATGCAACGTAATGCCAAAACACCACAAGGAGCAGCGTCGTTATCAAATGCATTATCTGACCCGAAACATAACGGTAGTATGCTAGAAATGCTGGATAGCCTTTTCGGTGATGGGCCTGGAAGTCCAGAAGAATTAGAACAAGATGGTGCTGGAATATTGAAACATGTGCTAGGTAACAAACAGTCCCACGTGGAGAGCGCCATATCGACTTCTAGCGGCGTCGATGCTCAGTCTGTTGCACAAATTATTAAAATTGCCGCGCCCATCATCATGGGATTGTTAGGCAAGCAAAAACAGGAGAAACAAATAAGCAAGAATGGAGTCGGTGATCTGATAGGTTCTGTGTTAGGGCAATCTGGTGATCACGATTCGTCGTTTTTGACAACAATTCTAGATGCTGATGGTGATGGCAGCATGATTGATGATGTAGCTGGTATGGTTTTAGGCAGTAATGGAAAGAAAAAAGGCCTGGGTGGTATGCTAGGTGGATTATTTGGGAAATAG
- the msrA gene encoding peptide-methionine (S)-S-oxide reductase MsrA: protein MEAILAGGCFWCTEAVFQRVKGVTSVEPGFCGGNIKNPPYREVVQGRTGHAEAIRIVYDESIVSYSNLLEVFMATHDPTTLNRQGYDIGSHYRSAIFYVNEEQEKIARDYVEDLEESGEFDDPIVTEIAPGSAFYPAEKHHENYYNNNRDQDYCQIIIDPKIRKLLSKHADLAITS, encoded by the coding sequence ATGGAAGCAATTCTTGCTGGTGGTTGTTTTTGGTGTACAGAAGCTGTTTTTCAAAGGGTTAAAGGTGTAACCAGTGTAGAGCCTGGGTTCTGTGGTGGTAACATAAAAAACCCGCCTTACAGAGAAGTCGTACAAGGAAGAACTGGTCATGCTGAAGCAATCCGTATCGTTTATGATGAGTCCATTGTGAGCTATAGTAATTTGTTAGAAGTCTTTATGGCGACTCACGACCCGACGACTTTAAATCGTCAAGGCTATGATATAGGCTCTCATTACCGCAGTGCGATATTTTACGTAAACGAGGAGCAAGAAAAAATCGCTCGTGACTACGTGGAAGACTTAGAAGAATCAGGTGAGTTTGACGATCCTATAGTTACTGAAATTGCCCCAGGATCTGCATTCTATCCAGCTGAAAAGCACCATGAGAATTACTACAATAACAATCGAGATCAAGACTATTGCCAGATTATCATAGACCCAAAAATCCGCAAGCTTCTTTCAAAACATGCGGATCTTGCTATTACTTCTTAA
- a CDS encoding DUF6787 family protein gives MQKLKDRWEITKDWQLVYIILGIIGLLACGYFVATKLIPSTFEEVTYEYLFVALVTLINAYVFYKITMWLFVKLQPKWKVEKRWELIAIFLVFAITGSASARVSGPVLEWIGMDRETTNAWIFWPIRLLIIFPFYQVLLVAMGWIFGQFEFFWAFEKKMLRRFGIKLDKNLEA, from the coding sequence ATGCAAAAATTAAAAGACCGCTGGGAAATAACTAAAGACTGGCAACTCGTTTATATTATTTTGGGAATCATCGGGCTCCTTGCTTGCGGCTATTTTGTAGCGACTAAACTGATTCCTTCGACTTTCGAAGAGGTAACCTATGAATATCTGTTTGTCGCTTTAGTAACGCTAATCAATGCCTACGTGTTTTACAAAATCACGATGTGGTTATTTGTGAAGCTACAACCTAAATGGAAGGTGGAGAAGAGATGGGAATTAATCGCCATTTTTCTGGTTTTTGCAATTACAGGGTCTGCATCTGCCAGGGTTTCTGGACCTGTATTAGAATGGATAGGAATGGATCGAGAAACTACTAACGCCTGGATTTTTTGGCCTATCCGACTGCTCATCATCTTTCCATTTTACCAAGTTTTATTAGTAGCAATGGGTTGGATATTTGGTCAGTTTGAATTCTTCTGGGCATTTGAAAAGAAGATGTTGCGCAGATTCGGAATCAAGCTGGATAAGAACTTAGAAGCTTAA